The Quercus lobata isolate SW786 chromosome 4, ValleyOak3.0 Primary Assembly, whole genome shotgun sequence genome segment AGTTCCTAAAGCAGCATCTGCTCCTAAAGTTTGTAAGCTTGTGAAATCAATCTATGGCTTAAGACAAGCTTCTCGGCAATGGTACACAAAGTTGTCAGCAACAATTACACAGCTTGGTTTTGTTCAGTCCCAAGCAGATCATTCTCTATTTGTTCAGAGGAATGGTTCCTTGTTCACTGCAATACTggtctatgtagatgacatgaTCATTACAGGAAATGATCTTGATTGTGTTGCTTCTCTGAAGTCAGTTCTAGATCAGAAGTTTGGGATCAAAGACTTGGGATCACTCAAGTTTTTCTTAGGCTTGGAAATTGCAAGGAACAAGACTGGGATCAGTTTAACACAAAGGAAATATgctcttgaagttcttgaagaaaCTGGAATGACAGGTTGCAAACCAACTCAAACACCAATGGAGCAGCAATTGAAGTTATCCAAAGGTGGTGGAGATCTGATTTCTAATCCTGGCCAGTATAGGAGGCTTATTGGGAAGCTAATGTACTTAACTTTGAGCAAACCAGATATCACATATGCAGTACATAGGCTTAGTCAGTTCTTGGCACAACCTAGAGTACCACATATGAAGGCTGCTACCAGAATACTTCAGTATATTAAAGGCACACCTGGACAAGGTGTTTTCTTCCCCACAGATTCTGATCTGCACTTAAAAGCATACTGTGATGCAGATTGGGCTGGATGCCCTGACACAAGGAAGTCCTTGACAGGTTATTGTGTGTTCTTGGGTAATGCCTTGGTGTCTTGGAGATCTAAGAAACAAAGTATAGTGTCTAGATCAAGTGCTGAAGCAGAATACAGGGCAATGGCCACAACCACATGTGAGCTGACTTGGATATTACATTTATTAGAGGATTTACATGTTAAACATGACAGACCTGTTTTGTTATACTGTGATAACCAGGCAGCACTTCACATAGCAGCTAACCCTGTGTTTCATGAAAGGTCCAAGCACATAGAAGCTGATTGCCATGTTGTACGAAATAGGATCCTTGATGGTACACTTAAGACCTTCTATGTCTCAACCAAGAATCAATTGGCGGATGTTTTTACAAAAGCCTTAGGAGTTGAAAACTACTTGAGATTGATCACTAGATTGGGTGTAATCAATATCTTTGCTCATGTAGTAGAATACCCTTCCCCACCTAAGTCAGGTCACAAGGCAAGAGCTgtgctcttgagggggagtgttaaaaATGCAGAGCATACTGCAGGGGATATTGCAGGACAGAGTGGCATGAGACAAGGTACAAGTGTGATGGCTAGTACAGTTGCTGCTGAGGTGAAGAGCATCAATCAAGCCACGAGGGTTGTAAAGAATGCAGCACTAGCTGATAGGCAGTGCAGGGACCAGGCCACACAGGATGCATCAATAGCTGACCAGAGTAGCACTGAAGTCTGGGAAGCAATTGAAGCAGTTCCACATCACGAGTTCTTCATTTAAGAGCGCTGAGGATTTGAGTCCCGTGATTCTAGGAAGTAGTTAGTCAATATTGACACGTGTAAATTCCAGAAGTTGAGCTAACTAACTTTGGCGCCACTTTTTGATAGTTAGTTAGGATCACTGTGTATATAAACAGAGCACAGagtatttttattcattaactTGGTGTATTCTTTTTTGATCAATGAAATTCTCTCTATTCTATTTAGATTTCTCTCAGATTTTTTCAACATCTCTTGAAATTCTCACTCTATCAGGATGCAAGTGTCAACCACCAAAAGCAGGGCATTTGCTTGGGCTCTCTCCTATTGGATCCTCAATTGGTGCCACCCTCACTTTTCCGCGActaatttcatttctttttctatctttcCTAGCATGGCGATACACCTATCTCAGAATTCCTATATTTGCTACAACTGCTTTGTCAACGTATTGTTTCCACAATGCCCGGCATCCTGAACCAGAGCCCATCAACTTCTTGTTGTCTAATTCGTTCTCAAAATTAAGCACTTTGGTAACTCTAAGTCTAAGTGACTGCAATCTGTTGGCACTCCCTGATGACCCTAGCTGCTTGTTGTCAATAGAGTATTtgaatttgagcaaaaataattttatatgctTGCCCGATTGCATTTCTCAACTTTCAAAGCTCAAAATTCTTTTCTTGGATCATTGTAGCAAGCTTAAATCGTTGCCATATGTTCCATCAAGTACAAGGTTAGTTTCAGTACAAGGGTGTACTGCGCttgaaaattattcaaatcaagTTGTTGTATGGACTTTGGGTGTAGCAGGATTCACTATTATTACTTGCCTTGGCTTGGCGGAGGATGAAGATGGCACAATTGCTGAGGTTTCTCTGCTAGACATACACCAATTATGGCAAAGATACGTGAAGGTATCTCTTTCTCTATCACTTGTCACACACGCATGAGCATCTTTTTacagtttttaatattttacaggatcaaattcatcaaatggaagGCTTTTGCCATGTTTTACCTCAAATTGAAATTCCAGAGTGGTTCAAGCATCAGAGGTTTGGGTCATTTCGATCAATCCCACTACCTTCAAATCTGTTCAGTAATAAAAATTGGAAAGGAATCGCTCTGTGTGTCATTTTTGTAGTCCCAGCACATTCGAACGACGTTTCTCCTGGAGAGGATACAAAATACTTTCATGAGTTTTATTGTCTTTCGGACAAATATGGAGATCTTATAGCTTTCAAGGTTCCTAAGGAAACATATGTTGGTTCATTTGGACTTTGGCTATATATATCGCATGCGAGGTTTAGAAAACATTTAGACGAACGGAGTTGCATTACCCCTTTGATTGGAACCAACAACCCGGATATTGAGATTAATATGTGTGGTGCACGTATTCTATATAAGCAAGATATGGGAGAATTTCTACAAAACTTAGGTCAAAGAATTTTTGGGAGCCCTAAAGACCTCCGTGGAGAGCTCAAGTCACAGCTTTCAAGATTGTGTTAGGTCTCCGATTCCCCTCCTCCGAAGATGGCTTCACCgtcactaccaccaccaccaccggaTGCCGGCGAGGGCTCCGATGGTGGTAATGACGGCAATGCGGCTCGCCCAAAGAAGCTCGCTTGGAACAAACCCTCAAACGACGGCGTCGTTGAGGTCAGTCCTGTAATGGGCGCGATTTGTTGGCCCGCTCTGTCTGAGCCCACTAAGGCTTCGCCTAAATCGTCGGCCGATTCGACTTCGAAGACTCTCTCCGATTCACCACTCTCCACTTCTCAGGGAACTGTTGTTCCACATTCGCCGAAGAAACAAGTTACTACTACTacaactactactactactaataATGCTGCTGGGAATTCTAATTCTAGTGCAAACCATCCATTGCCAACTCGGCAAAGATCTATGAAGCGAGGTGGTGGCAACAACAGGAGTGGGCCTTCACAGAGCGGCTTTACTCATCCTCATCTTCCGCCACCACCTAACACAACTGCATATGTTAGACCTCCCCCAATGAGACCCTTTGTCGACCCCATGGGTTATACTGAGTTTTGCTATATACCTCAACTGCCAGTGGAACCCTACAGCCATAGACCAATAATTCCTCATCCACCGCCATTATATATCCCTGTTCCAGAACCTCTGCCCGTTTTGCTTCTCAAGCAGATAGATTATTATTTCAGTGATGCTAATTTGGTAAAAGATGTCTATTTGAGGTCAAACATGGATGATCAGGGCTGGGTACCAATTGCTTTAATAGCGAGCTTTCCTCGAGTAAGGAGTATGACAACTAACGTCCAGTTAATATTGGATTCCTTGAGCTCTTCGACCATTGTGGAAGTACAGGATGACAAGGTGAGGAGGCGCAATGAGTGGAATAAATGGAAACGAGCTTCTTCTCGGATTCCCTCTGACTCAGGCTCAGTGTCTCCTAATAAATCAAGTTATGATACGCTGGCAACTTCTTTGCAGAAGATCACGGTGGAGGAAGTGGATACAAACCAAAGTAGTGTGACAGGTAAAGCAGACCCTAACTCTGAGGCTGTTGCAGGAAGTTGGATAACAGAGTTTATTGGCCAGTCACAACTCCCCAGTGGGGAGGATACTCAAAACACCGACTCAAGCGGGAACTGATCAATATATgtcccccaaaaaaattcaagaaaaatcttGTCAGAGTAGCGCGCTTCTATTTTTGGACGGTTTTGGGAGGAAATGGGGAGTGAGGGTTTTAACGAAGTT includes the following:
- the LOC115984945 gene encoding la-related protein 1C-like — its product is SDSPPPKMASPSLPPPPPDAGEGSDGGNDGNAARPKKLAWNKPSNDGVVEVSPVMGAICWPALSEPTKASPKSSADSTSKTLSDSPLSTSQGTVVPHSPKKQVTTTTTTTTTNNAAGNSNSSANHPLPTRQRSMKRGGGNNRSGPSQSGFTHPHLPPPPNTTAYVRPPPMRPFVDPMGYTEFCYIPQLPVEPYSHRPIIPHPPPLYIPVPEPLPVLLLKQIDYYFSDANLVKDVYLRSNMDDQGWVPIALIASFPRVRSMTTNVQLILDSLSSSTIVEVQDDKVRRRNEWNKWKRASSRIPSDSGSVSPNKSSYDTLATSLQKITVEEVDTNQSSVTGKADPNSEAVAGSWITEFIGQSQLPSGEDTQNTDSSGN